One Alosa alosa isolate M-15738 ecotype Scorff River chromosome 22, AALO_Geno_1.1, whole genome shotgun sequence DNA segment encodes these proteins:
- the LOC125287909 gene encoding E3 SUMO-protein ligase ZBED1-like isoform X3, which produces MGSRRVQMASPGRKRCRNMAELQAITVPQQVSQGDELLKHHLLKMLVTDLLPFSKVKDVGFRAFCRGLNPTFDPPSSALWVRTELQSVYEYIKAEVHNMLQSVPEVALTAEMWTHTSEGVYLTVSCHFIDRYWKRRNCLLETVALGSDRAAAHVVEQLLKTSSDWGIAEKVKVVMSNVKSKDSMTESCEAKGWVHMRCFVCTLDIMFREALAQLDKPSWRMPLLLRKCRAIVRFFQQDRDAQRQLRANQEKLNLSPLRLVQAAVDDTWLDMGTMLQRLSQQRDAINLVLLQHVKEDLWLNDRDMEKINAVLAALQPLRDTAKEMVSDGYESLSNIIPLVDNLQKSMARLSEDGNQVAKALADVCMRLFGHAGDNRWMALSTAMDPRFKNIMLFSSRAQTIEQKLQVELKALCPSKDASPLGFGTEEVDAILTEYKSTNTMVRDQNPLDFWRLPRGFKKLSHVARKYLTVVSTAVPLQRAFNPEISRRVHHSRCHLEPENVNLMMFLNGHWSIESSNSPESE; this is translated from the coding sequence GAGATGAGCTTCTGAAGCACCACCTGTTAAAAATGCTGGTAACTGACCTGCTGCCCTTTAGCAAAGTGAAAGACGTGGGCTTTCGAGCCTTCTGCCGGGGCCTGAACCCGACCTTTGACCCGCCATCCTCCGCGCTGTGGGTGCGCACAGAGCTCCAGAGCGTGTACGAGTACATCAAGGCTGAGGTGCATAACATGCTGCAGTCGGTCCCAGAGGTGGCTCTGACCGCTGAGATGTGGACGCACACCTCGGAGGGCGTCTACTTGACGGTCAGCTGCCACTTCATCGATCGCTACTGGAAGCGGCGGAACTGCCTGCTGGAGACGGTGGCTTTAGGCTCGGACAGAGCTGCGGCCCACGTGGTCGAGCAGCTTCTGAAGACGTCTAGCGACTGGGGCATCGCTGAGAAGGTCAAGGTGGTCATGTCCAACGTGAAAAGCAAAGACAGCATGACGGAAAGTTGCGAGGCCAAAGGCTGGGTGCACATGCGCTGCTTCGTGTGCACTCTGGACATCATGTTCCGTGAGGCGCTCGCCCAGCTCGACAAGCCGTCGTGGCGCATGCCGCTGCTCCTGCGCAAGTGTCGTGCCATCGTGCGCTTCTTCCAGCAGGACCGCGATGCCCAGCGGCAGCTCCGTGCCAACCAGGAGAAGCTGAATCTCAGCCCACTGCGGCTCGTCCAGGCTGCCGTGGACGACACATGGCTGGACATGGGCACCATGCTCCAGCGGTTGTCCCAGCAGCGAGACGCCATCAACCTGGTGCTCCTGCAGCATGTCAAGGAGGACCTCTGGCTGAACGATCGCGATATGGAAAAAATCAATGCTGTACTAGCCGCTCTGCAGCCCCTCAGGGACACAGCAAAGGAGATGGTGAGCGACGGGTACGAGTCACTCTCCAACATCATCCCACTCGTCGACAACCTGCAGAAGTCGATGGCCCGGCTGTCCGAGGATGGCAATCAGGTGGCCAAGGCGCTGGCAGACGTCTGCATGAGGCTCTTCGGCCACGCGGGGGACAACCGCTGGATGGCCTTGAGCACTGCGATGGACCCGCGCTTCAAGAACATCATGCTCTTCAGCAGCAGGGCGCAGACGATCGAACAGAAACTCCAAGTGGAGCTGAAAGCTCTGTGCCCGAGTAAAGACGCCAGTCCATTGGGCTTTGGGACAGAAGAAGTGGATGCGATACTGACGGAGTACAAGAGCACCAACACGATGGTCAGAGATCAGAACCCGCTCGACTTTTGGAGACTGCCCAGGGGGTTTAAGAAGCTAAGCCACGTCGCACGTAAGTATCTTACAGTCGTGTCGACGGCCGTCCCTCTACAGAGGGCCTTCAACCCAGAAATTTCCAGAAGGGTGCACCACAGCAGGTGTCACCTGGAGCCTGAGAACGTGAACTTGATGATGTTCCTGAATGGACACTGGTCCATCGAGAGCAGTAACTCACCAGAGTCAGAATAA